From Thermogemmatispora onikobensis, a single genomic window includes:
- a CDS encoding NAD-dependent epimerase/dehydratase family protein — protein MAQERFLVTGALGCIGAWTVRNLVREGAPVVAFDLGQDTRRLKLIMAPEELAQVTFVQGDLSELAAVEQVIDQYGITHVIHLAALQMPAVRANPPLGARVNVVGTVNIFEASRRRTDQVRRIVYASSVAVYDPKAGGPSGLVQHDTPLRPNSLYGVFKQANEGTARIYWQEHGLTSIGLRPATVYGPGRDQGLTSAPTRAMLAAVLGQPFHIPFGGRGEFQYADDVAKTFLACARAPFEGAEVFNLHGTVAHMSKIVALIEELVPESRGLITFAEPAFPSPEAYSAEALSRVIGEPPQTPLREGIAATLALFRERVAGGELNEHALQEGSPNHARQEG, from the coding sequence ATGGCCCAAGAACGCTTTCTTGTCACCGGGGCCCTGGGCTGTATCGGGGCCTGGACGGTGCGTAACCTTGTGCGCGAAGGCGCCCCCGTGGTCGCTTTTGACCTGGGCCAGGACACGCGGCGACTCAAGCTGATCATGGCGCCCGAGGAGCTGGCCCAGGTCACCTTCGTTCAAGGCGACCTCAGCGAGCTGGCAGCCGTGGAGCAGGTCATTGATCAATATGGGATCACCCACGTCATCCATCTGGCCGCGCTCCAGATGCCTGCAGTGCGGGCCAATCCCCCGCTGGGGGCGCGCGTCAACGTCGTCGGCACCGTCAACATCTTCGAGGCCAGCCGCCGCCGGACGGACCAGGTCCGGCGCATCGTCTATGCCTCCTCCGTGGCCGTCTACGATCCCAAGGCTGGCGGCCCGAGCGGCCTCGTCCAGCACGATACGCCACTGCGCCCTAACTCGCTCTACGGCGTCTTCAAACAAGCCAACGAGGGCACGGCGCGCATCTACTGGCAGGAGCATGGCCTTACCAGTATCGGCCTGCGCCCGGCGACCGTCTACGGCCCGGGCCGCGACCAGGGCCTGACCTCGGCCCCTACACGGGCCATGCTGGCCGCCGTGCTGGGGCAACCTTTCCACATCCCCTTTGGGGGACGGGGCGAGTTTCAATACGCCGATGACGTGGCCAAAACCTTCCTTGCCTGCGCGCGCGCGCCCTTCGAAGGGGCTGAGGTCTTCAATCTGCACGGGACCGTTGCCCACATGAGCAAGATCGTCGCCCTCATCGAGGAGCTGGTGCCCGAGAGCCGCGGCCTGATCACCTTCGCCGAGCCGGCCTTTCCTTCGCCCGAGGCCTATTCCGCCGAGGCCCTGAGCCGCGTCATCGGCGAGCCACCGCAGACGCCGCTGCGCGAGGGCATCGCCGCCACGTTGGCCCTTTTCC